A window of the Candidatus Poribacteria bacterium genome harbors these coding sequences:
- a CDS encoding ATP-binding protein gives MFINRHQELAALDRMFQSETAELFVLYGRRRVGKTELLLQFCKDKRSIYFLASQLKERDHLRQLTETARHVINDPLLQSIIFDDWESALIYFAQQAEEERLVLVLDEFQYLCEDNAALPSLIQRFWDLHGKNSKLFLILCGSQISFMEREVLAERSPLYGRRTGQLQLMPLSYRDSGDFFSAYSAKEKLTAYGILDGVPAYLNRFALHPLNSSQDIPQEVFEQHIKNELLTPQGYLFDEVNFLLRMELREPKTYASVLHAIAGGATRLNEIAQQVKLSSTDTNKYLSVLQELALVKRETPVTERAPQKSRKGLYKISDNYVKFWFRFVLPNRSLIEFGNADLVYQQIIAPNLSHYMGAIFEDICRQYISLYWGETLKVAPRRVGAHWGSNLEIDVLTENVDGSHWFGECKWWEAPVGENVLNSLIENAAKVPEQWKRNPRYILFSVNGFTNALRQRAEKAGVFLIEANDLF, from the coding sequence ATGTTCATCAATCGACACCAAGAACTCGCAGCTTTAGATCGAATGTTTCAGTCAGAAACAGCAGAACTTTTCGTGTTATATGGCAGAAGACGGGTCGGAAAGACTGAGCTCTTATTACAGTTCTGCAAAGACAAAAGAAGTATCTATTTCCTCGCCAGTCAGTTAAAAGAGCGAGATCACCTCCGTCAACTCACTGAAACCGCAAGGCATGTTATCAATGACCCACTGCTCCAAAGCATCATCTTTGATGACTGGGAATCCGCACTCATCTATTTTGCACAACAAGCGGAAGAAGAGCGGCTGGTTTTGGTCCTTGATGAGTTTCAATATCTCTGTGAGGATAATGCAGCACTCCCTTCACTGATCCAACGTTTCTGGGATCTACACGGGAAAAATAGTAAACTCTTCTTGATTCTCTGTGGCTCACAGATAAGTTTCATGGAGCGAGAGGTATTGGCGGAGCGATCACCCTTATACGGACGACGCACCGGTCAGCTTCAGTTAATGCCGTTGTCCTATCGCGATAGCGGAGATTTTTTCTCAGCGTATTCTGCCAAAGAAAAACTCACTGCTTACGGCATCCTTGATGGTGTTCCAGCGTATCTTAACCGATTCGCGTTACATCCGTTGAACAGCTCACAGGATATTCCGCAAGAGGTATTTGAACAACACATCAAAAACGAATTGCTTACGCCGCAAGGCTACCTGTTTGATGAGGTCAATTTTCTTTTACGCATGGAACTCAGAGAACCGAAAACGTACGCAAGCGTGTTACACGCAATTGCTGGTGGTGCTACGCGATTAAACGAAATTGCGCAACAAGTTAAACTGAGTTCGACAGATACAAATAAATATCTTAGTGTGCTTCAGGAATTGGCATTAGTCAAACGTGAAACGCCTGTCACTGAACGGGCACCTCAAAAAAGCAGGAAAGGACTTTACAAAATCTCCGATAATTACGTCAAATTCTGGTTCCGGTTCGTGCTACCCAATCGAAGTCTCATCGAATTTGGGAATGCAGATTTGGTATATCAACAGATCATTGCGCCGAACCTTTCACACTATATGGGAGCAATTTTTGAAGATATTTGTCGTCAATATATCAGTCTTTATTGGGGAGAGACATTGAAAGTCGCTCCCAGACGGGTCGGTGCACACTGGGGATCAAATCTCGAAATTGATGTCCTGACAGAAAATGTTGATGGAAGCCACTGGTTTGGCGAGTGCAAGTGGTGGGAGGCACCGGTCGGAGAAAATGTCCTGAACTCTCTCATCGAAAATGCCGCAAAAGTCCCTGAGCAGTGGAAGCGTAACCCGCGATACATCCTATTTTCCGTTAACGGTTTTACGAATGCACTCAGACAGCGAGCGGAGAAAGCAGGTGTATTTCTCATTGAAGCAAACGACCTGTTTTAA
- a CDS encoding NUDIX domain-containing protein: MAQIITGHRIGENGTLRVGCSAVIFDEHREKILLTRREDNNQWCLPGGGMDPDESASEACVREVEEETGLQVVVKHLIGVYTTPHELIVYRDGNKIQLVALCFEAEIVGGELRLSCETTEYGYFSYQEIQESDLLLNHVQRIKDAYSEKMTTFVR, from the coding sequence ATGGCTCAAATTATTACAGGACATCGGATTGGAGAAAACGGCACACTTCGCGTCGGATGTTCGGCTGTTATTTTTGACGAGCATCGCGAAAAAATTCTGCTAACAAGACGCGAGGATAACAACCAGTGGTGTCTACCGGGTGGGGGGATGGATCCGGATGAAAGTGCAAGTGAGGCATGTGTTCGAGAGGTCGAAGAAGAGACGGGTTTGCAGGTCGTCGTAAAACATTTAATTGGCGTTTACACAACCCCACACGAATTGATTGTATACCGAGACGGAAATAAAATCCAATTGGTGGCACTATGCTTTGAAGCGGAAATTGTGGGTGGTGAACTCCGGCTGAGTTGCGAAACAACCGAATACGGATATTTCTCCTATCAAGAGATACAGGAATCAGATCTGCTTTTGAACCACGTACAACGGATCAAAGATGCCTATAGTGAGAAAATGACGACTTTCGTCAGGTGA